In one window of Macrobrachium rosenbergii isolate ZJJX-2024 chromosome 27, ASM4041242v1, whole genome shotgun sequence DNA:
- the RpS9 gene encoding small ribosomal subunit protein uS4, with amino-acid sequence MVNHRIKLVQSKRYSTPRRPFEKPRLDQELKLVGEYGLRNKRELWIVKMFLAKIRKAARELLTLDEKDARRLFQGNALLRRLVRTGVLEESRMKLDYVLGLKPEDFLERRLQTQVFKLGLAKSIHHARVLIKQGHIRVRKQVVNVPSFIVRLDSQKHIDFSLKSPFGGGRPGRVKRKNARRGGAKNEDGSGDDE; translated from the exons ATGGTGAACCATCGCATCAAACTCGTGCAGAGCAAACGGTACTCCACCCCAAGGAGACCTTTTGAAAAACCTCGTCTCGACCAAGAGTTGAAG CTTGTTGGTGAATATGGCCTCCGAAACAAGAGGGAACTGTGGATTGTCAAGATGTTCCTCGCCAAAATCCGAAAGGCTGCCAGAGAACTGCTGACCTTAGATGAGAAAGATGCCAGAAGGCTTTTCCAAG GTAATGCTCTCCTTCGTCGTCTAGTCCGCACTGGTGTTTTGGAGGAAAGCAGAATGAAGCTCGATTACGTGTTGGGTTTAAAGCCAGAGGACTTTTTGGAAAGGCGCTTGCAAACACAGGTTTTCAAATTAGGTCTTGCTAAGAGTATTCACCATGCTCGTGTACTAATCAAGCAAGGACACATCAG agTTCGCAAACAAGTCGTGAATGTCCCCTCTTTCATTGTGAGGTTGGATTCTCAGAAGCATATTGACTTCTCGCTTAAGAGTCCCTTCGGTGGTGGCCGTCCTGGCCGTGTCAAGAGGAAGAATGCTCGCAGAGGTGGAGCCAAGAATGAAGATGGTAGTGGTGATGATGAGTAG